From the Solanum pennellii chromosome 4, SPENNV200 genome, one window contains:
- the LOC107016708 gene encoding uncharacterized protein LOC107016708: MARFKDMLQKMMRRFDPSDEHAKELRDDLDNIGKKVDGHAVSIKHLELKMNKEDSGAFTIPCTIDLSHFAKALCDLNARINLVPLSIYKKLGLGDTMTTAMQLFVVDQTVTRPIGILHDVLVKVESFIFPADFVILECEVDFE; the protein is encoded by the exons ATGGCGCGATTTAAAGATATGTTGCAAAAGATGATGAGAAGGTTTGATcctagtgatgagcacgccaaGGAATTGAGAGATGATTTGGATAATATTGGGAAAAAGGTTGATGGACATGCTGTctcgattaagcatcttgagttaaAAATG AATAAGGAAGATTCAGGAGCTTTtactattccatgtaccatcgATTTATCACACTTTGCCaaagcactatgtgatctcaATGCAAGGATAAATCTCGTGCCTCTTtccatttataaaaaattgggtttgggtgacaCAATGACCACTGCAATGCAATTATTTGTGGTCGATCAAACAGTGACGAGGCCCATTGGGATACTTCATGATGTGCTCGTGaaggtggagtcatttatatttccagccgattttgtgattcttgagtGTGAGGTGGATTTTGAGTAG